One Vicia villosa cultivar HV-30 ecotype Madison, WI linkage group LG5, Vvil1.0, whole genome shotgun sequence genomic window, AAGTTGCTTGAAAAATCCAAACTTGGAAAACCTCTGTTTTTGTGCTGACTCACCGAGTCACCAACTCGTTATTAGGCCAAGTTGATGTCTTTTTTCTTGGtgggtttttttttataagcctTCAAAAAGTAAAAACCATTGTTTTTGTCAAAAAGGCTGAGAAAGTTGCAAAATGCAAAGGGTAGTGGTAGTGATGGTGAAGTAGATCTGAAAGATAAGTTAACTAGAGTTCAAAGCTTTCAACTTTTACTCAAAGGGTCATCATCAAATGTTTTaaggttttggttttgtttttttcACTGTCGGAAAATGCCTTGTCCTTCATTCCACAAGCTTGTTCTACCTTCCACTCTCCAAGCTAAGCAACTGGTATAGctaaatttttttctattttttctatttttactttttatttctaGTTGAATTTTTGCATGgcttatttatttatctatttttggaGTGGCTGGTTATTCTTGAGTTTATGAGAGTTTTGGTAAAGTGAAAGAAAGTTTGATGAAAGAGGTGACAAAGTTTTTGTGATCAAATTCTTAGAATGTTAGAAGATACTACTAACCTGAAACTAGTCATGGACTTGAAGCTTAAAGTCAATGATTAAGTGTGGTTGGCCAATTTTATGTCCTATTTTCAACATGTAACACCCAAAAAAATAAATCAGATTTTTCTTATTGATATTGGACTGTGTTTGATAAATGGTGGGTTGCTTTACTTGAGGAAAGTTTGAGGAAGTTCATGCTCAATAAAAATATGCCCTCTGGTCCTGTTTGTAAGCGAAAATTGACTTTTTGGATTTATTCAATAATCAATTTATCTGGTTTATACGATAGACCAGATGCAttagttattcaatgaatctaagataaattttctcttataaatagaAGTTGAGAGGGAGTAAATAATAGTGTACTTTGCTTTAGAGATCTACTCTCTATCAAACATTAGCTAGGTTGTCCCAGCTCGGATGGTTAGCTGAGGGACATTTTGAAGGAGTTTAAAGAAGGAGATCTCAAGTTCAATCCTATCGAGTTTAAAGttgactttttagattcattgagtaACCAATgaatctataaaaaataaattttctccTATAAAGAGGACCGGAGGAAATAAATAATAGTGTACTCTTTAGAGATCTACTCTCTATCAAAGCATTAGCTAGGTTTCCCCGCAAAGGTAGCTCGGTTGATGAGCTGAGGGACATTGAAGGAGTTTAACGTAGGAGATCCCGAGTTCAATCCTATGGAGTCTTTATCGAGTCTATCTTTGTATTAAGCATTTTAGCTTCATTTGCCAGATTAGCCCGCCTTAGTGTGTTACGAGGGAGTTTGTGAAGTTTCATAATTCTGAAGTTGGCTTACTTAAAAGCTGATTTTGCTAAACACAGTATATTAGACTATAACACTTTTTGAAATGAATTGGTATTTTCTATGTTATCATAGCAAATTACAAGTATTTGGAGCCTAACTTGGTTTGTGAATTGCAGAGGCTTCCAGATGATTTTATGAGGAAACATGGAGGTGATATTTCTCCGGTTGTTACTCTCATAGTTCCCGATGGAAGTGTGTGGCGTGTAGGATTGAAAAAAGAAGACAACAAATTTTGGTTCCTCAATGGCTGGCGTGAATTTGTTCAAAACTATTCCATTGGTGTTGGATACCTGTTGCTATTCAGATATGAAGGAAAGTCGTCTTTCAAcgttaatattttttgtttggcTACTTGTGAGATTAACTATCACTCACCCGCACAAAGTAGTAACCAAGGGTCCCTTGTTGCAAAACGTCTTAAAATTTTCGAAGAAATGGAAGACGAAGATTCGATTGAAATCCTCAATTTGTCGCCTAAGAACCTTACTCCTAGTCCATTTCAAAACAAAACTGTTTCCGGGGCACTTGATAAATTCACGCCTGGCAAGTCTCGTTCGCCTCCATCGCTGCAGAATCTGTTTAATGGATCTAAACTTAATAGCATAAACTGGGGAGATGGTGGGAATACTCCTTCTTCTAGAAATGCTAGTTCATTAGACAGCCACTTGACCCGAGATATAGGTCTCCAGTTTAATGTAGTTGAgtttaaaaagtcaactgaagaggtgaagttgcgtgCGGCCTCTGATGAAAAGGTTAAAAAAACTGCGGCAAAGAAGCGGAAATCAGGTCTTAGCTATCGTGTAAAACTTTGTTTTATTTCTCTGATCTCGTTGTTGAAATTGGAATTTATAATCAAAATACATTTTTGAAAGTGCAGATGTTCAGGAACCTCCTTCTGAACATGAAGATGAGGTAGAAATGCGCAATAGGTTTTATGAAAGTGCATCAGCAAGGAAAAGAACTGCAACAGCTGAAGAAAGAGAAAAGGCTATCAATGCAGCAAAAGCATTTGAACCATCTAATCCTTTCTGTCGAGTCGTCCTGCGACCCTCCTATTTATACAAGGGATGCATAATGGTGATTTGTCGAATCCAACACAGTTTTTTTTGTTCTTCTTTGACATTTTGATCTTGCATACTAAATTCTTTCTGTTTCCAGTATCTACCATCTTGCTTCGCAGAGAAGAATTTGAATGGCGTTTCAGGAATTATCAAACTTCAACTCTCTGACGGGAGACAGTGGCCAGTTCGCTGTCTTTATAAAAACGGTAGAGCTAAGTTAAGCCAAGGATGGTTCGAGTTTTCGTTAGAGAACAATTTAGGAGAAGGCGATGTGTGCGTGTTTGAGCTTGTTGACTCAAAGGACGTCGTGCTGCAAGTTACTTTGTTTCGTATTACCGAGGATGAAGGACTATTGAGCCCGACGTCTTTGCAGCAGAACCAACATTTGAGCCCTGCTAAACTGTTAATAGACAGTCCCTTTCAGAATCAGCTTGCTTCACCTAAACTGATTAGAAACTAACTCTGTTCATGATAGGCCCTAGCTTAACTGTATATTAGAATCTCCTGTTTGTTTGTGTGTGCGATCAGCTTGTCATCTAATTTCAGCATGCTTTTGATGTTCTGCATTTTCGGATGATGACTTCGGTGTAACATAGTTTTTAGCTTGCTGCTGTTTGTTTTTCTTGGTTTGTAAATAGAATGTTTAAGCTAGCATATATCAGAAACTGAGTTGTGCTTATATTTTTCTCGTCATCTTGTCATGCAATATTTTTCAGCATGCAATATTTTTCTTTTCTAAGTTGGTTAATTGTTATTAGTTCGCATTTTCTCGTCATCTTGTCATGACACTAATGACTGATGTAAGATGCAAACTTCAAATTTTGCTTTAAGATTTGGTTGGTGAAAATCTTGAAGGATATAGATATCCATTTGATTTTTGTAGGAAAAGGAATTTGACAAAAGACAGGTTTAAATTGGATGGTAGACCCTCCCTTACATCTTGGGTCCATTGGATGTTTTCTCTTTGTTTATTTGTGGAATGTCATTTATAGCCAAAGTTATAGCCAAAGTGTCTTTTCCTTTAGCATGAGAAAACGATGTATTCCTGAACTGTTAGCTTTATAGGGAGTTCCCTGTTTGTCTGGATTTGGATTAGCTGAGATGTGACTGCAAACATCCATCTCGGCCGTTTAAACTTTAAAACAGGtattgaatttttctttgactaaAAAATCTGAGCTTGAAATTTCAACAGTTGTACACAACTCAGATCTGGTTTTTATTTTGCTGGCCTCTGAGTTATCCAAGCACAAACCACTAAACCTATGTTTGGGATTTACTCAAAACCACGTCCACTTCGTGCTTTTAATAGAAGCATGGAATTGTTTTGTTGCTTCAAGAAATCACGGTACATACACCTTTAAACAAGCATTAGCGGCAATTGACCACACAACTTGATGGATGAATTGCGGAAAGCTCTTCACTAATGTGAAAAAGCTAATCCGTATCACTTAAAATCCTCATTCCTACAATCAGTTTCTTTCTATCCTCTTCCTACAATCAGTCCGTATCACTTAAAATCCTCATTCCTACAATCAGTTTCCTTCTATCCTCTTCCTACAATCATTTTTTGGACTGTAACGTATTTTCTCAACCACTTCGACCATTCAGGTCTCATGATTGAGGGTTATAGATCATTTTCACTTGTGACTACAACAGGAGCATGGAGAGCACATAAAATAGAATTGGCGATGCAAACACGTGTCTTGCTATATCATTCGCACTCTCTAGTGGTGTGGAGTCGTGTGACATGTGAGTCTATCATTGGTGACTATTCACCAACCGCGCTCTCtagtagggatgtcaatggggcggagtgggggatacattcccatcacaatccctGCCGATCGAAAATATAGCCTAAAAAACCACATCCAGCCAAGTCATGGGTGGCTATATATACCCACCTCAAATTTCTGTCTCCAATTTTGTCTCAAATTACAATACAGCTTGTGTTTCATATGATACTAATAACCATGGTTACAACTAGTTTATTTTCCTACCTATCTTTTACCCATGAGAATAAACCACACTTTCTCTCTATAAGCATTACTTAACCATAACAATTCAACACTACTAATATCAAATAATTCTAAAGATCAACTTGTCATATAACCATAATTAATATTCTCTTTAGCTCTAACTGTCAATTTCATTAACATATATAATTGACTAATTAAAAATCTATCAGTTAAGTAACAATAACATTataatcactttcttccactaAACTTGTATTCAACACAACAAAACCATCATGTGAATTCTCACTAAACAGATtagaaacataaacaattaacaacattattcaacactttcaaaatcaaactttgaATTTCCTTAACAATTCAATCAAGATCCTTCACAATTTTAATTCCCATGCTACTAGCCGTACCAATAATCGATTTCGAAAGCGACTCAAGAGGCATATTCTGCAAGAACGGATCAGATTGTTTCACCTTCGCGATCTCATACACGTGCCGAAGAGACAGCGTCGTGGCGGTCACGTGACCGGGGCGAGTACTGCCTAACTCGATTCCGGCGGCTTTCTTCAGATACCACGAGACGGAGGGAGATTTCACGATGAACTCGAACGTGTTGTCTTTGTAAGCTGTTATTGTGACCGCCATTGGTGTGTCTGGCTTGAATTTTTGGGTTCGTGCGTTGAAGTCTTTGCAGAACGCCATTAGGTTTAGGCGGTATTGACCTAGCGCCGGACCTACTGGTGGTGCGGGACGGGCTCCGCCGGCTGGAACGCGCAACCGGATCGTCGCTGCTACGGCTTTGGGAACGCTCATCGTCGGTGATGGAAGTGGTGGTGATGGGATTTGAGATTTGATGGTGGCAGCGATGAAACCAGTCAGGGTTTAACCTTCGTTGTTACATTGGGCTGGGTTGGGTCAAATATAACTATGGACCGGGTCCTTCAATTCTACAAAAGtttagagaatttttttttagaaCTTCTATATGCAACCATATAACTTGTTAGGGACCTCTATCTgacgattttttttttttttaacattcagaaatgtattttcaatgcaccaaatttataattttttggtatttttgaagatgcCTTTTCTGAAATAACACAATTTTTTTGTGTTGAGATTTTTaagatatgcatttccgaaataattcaatatttataaaaaaaattaaaattaaattgaatcaattgtattaatagtataattaattgtattaatcaaaatatataattaaatatatactataatcaatatataataataataatatcaatcgattaaatatttaaatcaacacattattttcatataaaattaattaagaaaaaaactaatataaattaaaaattataatgttaataagagaatatttttaacatgataatttcattaattataatgtataatgttgtatttatttaaaaaataattaattttataattaaaaaaatttgtgacaaataaattattacaaaatttaaattttatttattctctttattccttatttataacaatttgtatttaagttattttctattaataataactcactttaagcatattataactatattataaataaatatttttttaaaataaaatcaaaagaaatttgggaTATTGGTTAATTCTACCCCATAGTCTAAAGAAATACCCTTTACAATTCCTAAAATGTCTCTCCAAAACCGGAAGTATATTTTTGTGCGCATCGTTTATTGTTAAAATTGATTGAAAACTGGAAGTATATTTGCGGTTTGAAATCAGCAATATATTTTTGGTTTCTGTTGTTACTAGTATCAATGTATCATAGTCATTTTAGCTAATATACGTCTTTTTAGGGTTGATTCGTGCATAATAGAAATACATGTACAattgaaaaaaatcataaattactAAATAACAAAAAGCTACTGAACTTGAAGtacagttcattaaaatcaacaaatcaaaatttaatggtcgtgattcattgttctcattttctcataataaccaagtgttctccctatatatatatatatatatatatatatatatatatatatatatatatatatatatatatatatatatatatattacaagatACAAAAATGTAATCCAAACTGAATAACAAAAAAGTACaaccaaataaaaaaatcaacaaaaactacTGGGTATGGCGGATGATGAGTCGGCTTTCACTATCGAGGCGTTCCTTCGATGCCTCATGTAAAGCATAGCATTCTGAGCCTCCGCATTAATGGCATTCAGAACACCTCTAACATTAGATCCATTCGGAAACAAACCCCGTTCAGTACCATCCCGCACAAACTCCATGATACGACGACACTTGTTGATCAGTCATAGCTTTTCTTTCAAGTTGCTTTCCATTTCTATCTATGGGATGAATGTAGCCATCAACTATTATATCCCAGAGATCAACATCATGACCTAGAAAGAAACTTtttagtttatctttccagtattcaaactTTTCACCATTAAAGATGGGACATTTAGAATAATAGTTATCATTTGAAACTGGAgcaggtggtggtggtggtgtagGATTAACCATAGTGTTTCTAAAACTCGTCTGGATGTTTATCTAACACAGTTAAGTGTATCAAACtagagctctgatgccaattgaaggagcgAGAAACACAATGGGGGTTTGAATTAGGTTTCACCATATATAATCTTTTCGAAACTCAACTACAAAgttaacaagtgaataaaaatatatgaacacgattatttttatcatggtccattgttaacgaagttactccagtccacccaccAAGGTGATTTGCCTTATCAACAAGGACTTTATCCACTATAATCCAACCAATTACAGACAACCACAATAAGCTTTTATTCAACCTTGTTGACAACTGATCAGTCACCATTTATGTTATAGTTTTCATCATTTTAGGAAAAAAAATCCAGGTAAACTGTATGAGTTGTGACCTATTTATAGTGTTTTAAGTCTATTTGTATCATAATAGTATCTCTAGGAGTTTGAGTGTCTCTTGGCAATTTTTATGCGTTTTTTGTATGGTTTCATGTGGTTGCAGGTCAATAAGAGACAAAGGATGAGTAATCAGATCAAAAAGACTGAGTCATAACACAAGAGcataacaaaaaaaagaaagaatggaAAAAAATCTTGTCCATACGCGTGTCGCCTTGCCT contains:
- the LOC131602085 gene encoding B3 domain-containing transcription factor VRN1, with the translated sequence MPCPSFHKLVLPSTLQAKQLRLPDDFMRKHGGDISPVVTLIVPDGSVWRVGLKKEDNKFWFLNGWREFVQNYSIGVGYLLLFRYEGKSSFNVNIFCLATCEINYHSPAQSSNQGSLVAKRLKIFEEMEDEDSIEILNLSPKNLTPSPFQNKTVSGALDKFTPGKSRSPPSLQNLFNGSKLNSINWGDGGNTPSSRNASSLDSHLTRDIGLQFNVVEFKKSTEEVKLRAASDEKVKKTAAKKRKSDVQEPPSEHEDEVEMRNRFYESASARKRTATAEEREKAINAAKAFEPSNPFCRVVLRPSYLYKGCIMYLPSCFAEKNLNGVSGIIKLQLSDGRQWPVRCLYKNGRAKLSQGWFEFSLENNLGEGDVCVFELVDSKDVVLQVTLFRITEDEGLLSPTSLQQNQHLSPAKLLIDSPFQNQLASPKLIRN
- the LOC131602086 gene encoding uncharacterized protein LOC131602086, with protein sequence MSVPKAVAATIRLRVPAGGARPAPPVGPALGQYRLNLMAFCKDFNARTQKFKPDTPMAVTITAYKDNTFEFIVKSPSVSWYLKKAAGIELGSTRPGHVTATTLSLRHVYEIAKVKQSDPFLQNMPLESLSKSIIGTASSMGIKIVKDLD